A genomic stretch from Luteolibacter flavescens includes:
- a CDS encoding rhomboid family intramembrane serine protease, whose product MRNDAVRELFREQGALLGLIVVMFGIFFFQEVQGWEWYFPFMAIPAEISGSWQNLREGTAGIADYKAFGTLITYAFLHADPEHIVYNMLFLWVFAALAVELLGVRWMFGIFVFTAVSGGIFDVVLNANSPVPMLGASGALMGFEGAYLGLATRWALPEPHIWPMARPVSPGQLALIGVLGVAIDYTSLMSHAPGNVAYGAHIGGFVGGLVLTALAAPRPRGATAHQR is encoded by the coding sequence ATGAGAAATGATGCCGTCCGCGAGCTCTTCCGTGAGCAGGGTGCCTTGCTCGGGCTGATCGTGGTGATGTTCGGGATCTTCTTTTTCCAAGAGGTGCAGGGCTGGGAGTGGTATTTCCCCTTCATGGCCATCCCGGCGGAGATCAGTGGGAGCTGGCAGAACCTCCGGGAAGGGACAGCAGGGATCGCGGATTACAAGGCCTTCGGCACCTTGATCACCTATGCCTTCCTCCATGCCGACCCGGAGCACATCGTGTACAACATGCTTTTCCTGTGGGTCTTCGCCGCGCTGGCGGTGGAGCTGCTGGGGGTGCGCTGGATGTTCGGGATCTTCGTCTTCACCGCGGTCAGCGGCGGGATCTTCGATGTGGTGCTGAATGCGAACAGCCCGGTGCCCATGCTCGGCGCGTCCGGGGCCTTGATGGGCTTCGAAGGAGCCTACCTCGGGCTGGCGACCCGCTGGGCGCTGCCGGAGCCGCACATCTGGCCGATGGCCCGCCCGGTCTCGCCCGGCCAGCTCGCGTTGATCGGTGTGCTCGGCGTCGCGATCGACTACACCTCGCTGATGAGCCATGCGCCGGGGAATGTGGCCTACGGCGCGCACATCGGGGGCTTCGTCGGCGGGCTGGTCCTGACGGCTCTCGCGGCTCCCCGCCCGCGGGGTGCGACCGCCCACCAGCGCTGA
- a CDS encoding winged helix-turn-helix domain-containing protein, which translates to MIDFSKLDKTIHEKGRLGIMTLLASRVEPWPFQDLKGELDMSDGNLITHLRTLEQAGYISGEKHTGDGRPQTLYTLTKPGRKAFEDYLGILEQILHLGK; encoded by the coding sequence ATGATCGACTTTTCCAAACTCGACAAAACGATTCACGAGAAGGGGCGGCTCGGCATCATGACGCTGCTCGCTTCCCGCGTGGAGCCGTGGCCTTTCCAGGACCTGAAGGGCGAGTTGGACATGAGCGACGGGAACCTGATCACCCACCTCCGCACGCTTGAGCAGGCCGGCTATATCTCCGGCGAAAAGCACACGGGAGACGGCCGCCCGCAGACACTCTACACGCTGACGAAGCCGGGCCGGAAGGCCTTCGAGGACTACCTGGGCATCCTCGAGCAGATCCTCCACCTGGGGAAATGA
- a CDS encoding endonuclease/exonuclease/phosphatase family protein, which yields MMKRGRWWRRVVQAVAIGGLAIAWAGLLCRGQDGTAITATLHYGTSWLLRLAAGVLAVCALRHWGFRVMAGGCVLVALLEGWHSWRLDSEPSPTPGEITVSVWNAGRDLDGNPAAWPAVGQADVSGVIECGSFSAAEWQGFTAANPGHEWRRFDGSTMLGVRGKILSHESLGDWPLYRCHRVRVMLADHGEMTVVIVDIRSQPWLSREPAMAGILRAAAGDPRTIILGDFNTPPESRWFRPWREHGLSLANDGPRRGFRETWAYGAPLLTLDHIWLGAEWQPRWVARSSHGSDHSMVTCRMVGR from the coding sequence ATGATGAAGCGCGGGCGGTGGTGGCGGCGGGTCGTGCAGGCGGTCGCCATCGGCGGGCTCGCCATTGCCTGGGCCGGGCTGCTGTGCCGCGGGCAGGATGGCACGGCCATCACCGCGACGCTCCACTACGGGACGTCCTGGCTGCTGCGCTTAGCCGCCGGGGTGCTGGCGGTGTGTGCGCTCCGGCATTGGGGATTCCGCGTGATGGCGGGGGGCTGCGTGCTCGTCGCGCTGCTGGAGGGCTGGCATTCGTGGCGTCTCGATAGCGAGCCTTCCCCGACTCCGGGCGAGATCACGGTGTCCGTGTGGAATGCAGGGCGGGACCTTGACGGAAATCCCGCGGCGTGGCCCGCCGTGGGCCAGGCAGACGTGTCCGGCGTCATCGAGTGCGGCAGCTTCAGCGCCGCGGAGTGGCAGGGCTTCACGGCGGCGAACCCGGGGCACGAGTGGCGGCGCTTCGACGGAAGTACGATGCTCGGCGTACGTGGGAAGATCCTCTCGCACGAGTCGCTGGGGGATTGGCCGCTCTACCGCTGCCACCGGGTGAGGGTGATGCTGGCGGACCATGGCGAGATGACGGTGGTGATCGTGGATATCCGCTCCCAGCCATGGTTGTCGCGCGAGCCGGCGATGGCGGGCATCCTGCGGGCGGCGGCGGGTGATCCGCGGACAATCATCCTGGGCGACTTCAATACACCGCCGGAGTCGCGGTGGTTCCGCCCGTGGCGCGAGCACGGCCTCTCGCTTGCGAATGACGGCCCGCGCCGCGGCTTCCGCGAGACGTGGGCATACGGCGCGCCCTTGCTCACGCTGGACCACATCTGGCTGGGAGCGGAGTGGCAGCCGCGGTGGGTCGCCCGGAGCAGCCACGGCTCCGATCACTCGATGGTGACGTGCCGGATGGTAGGGCGTTGA
- a CDS encoding HAD family hydrolase — MPLSAVIFDFDGVVIDSHEAHERSWFMLAEELGQTLTRETFVSTFGQRNESILPFLGWAEEGDAAGIQLLGDRKESLYREILRADGIQPLPGVVALLEDLKANDIPCAIGTSTPRANVECVLELTGLGGFFHDIAASEDVSRGKPDPEVFLKAAAKLGADLASCVVIEDAHVGIRAAKAAGMKSLAVTTTHPAESLEKEAPDRIEASLETVDVLFLRGLW; from the coding sequence ATGCCCCTTTCCGCAGTGATCTTCGACTTCGACGGCGTGGTGATCGACTCCCACGAAGCCCACGAGCGCTCCTGGTTCATGCTCGCGGAAGAACTCGGCCAGACGCTGACCCGCGAGACCTTCGTCTCCACCTTCGGCCAGCGGAACGAGAGCATCCTGCCCTTCCTCGGTTGGGCGGAGGAAGGAGACGCCGCGGGCATCCAGCTGCTCGGCGACCGGAAGGAATCGCTCTATCGCGAGATCCTCCGCGCCGATGGCATCCAGCCCCTGCCGGGCGTGGTGGCGCTCCTGGAGGATTTGAAGGCAAATGACATTCCCTGCGCGATCGGCACGTCCACGCCGCGGGCGAATGTCGAGTGCGTGCTGGAACTCACCGGCCTCGGTGGATTCTTCCACGATATCGCCGCCTCGGAAGATGTCTCGCGCGGCAAGCCTGACCCGGAGGTCTTCCTGAAGGCCGCCGCCAAGCTCGGTGCCGATCTGGCGTCCTGTGTGGTCATCGAGGACGCGCACGTCGGCATCCGCGCGGCGAAGGCCGCCGGGATGAAGTCGCTGGCCGTGACCACCACGCATCCCGCCGAGTCGCTGGAGAAGGAAGCGCCGGACCGCATTGAGGCGTCGCTGGAGACGGTGGACGTATTGTTCCTGCGCGGTCTTTGGTGA
- a CDS encoding type II toxin-antitoxin system MqsA family antitoxin, whose protein sequence is MKKNEMKEVLQEVRSVERGEIAPARVREVKRLPDGTLQRVVIDPESYRLKQARAWKAKTEAAKIRHDLNLTQPDFAELLGVSVATVRKWERGTGQPSGAARTLLAVAKHHPEVIREVISAR, encoded by the coding sequence ATGAAGAAGAACGAGATGAAGGAAGTCCTCCAAGAGGTGCGCTCCGTGGAGCGGGGTGAGATCGCTCCTGCCCGCGTCCGCGAGGTCAAGCGCCTGCCCGATGGCACTCTCCAGCGCGTCGTGATCGATCCCGAGTCCTACCGCCTCAAACAAGCCCGTGCATGGAAGGCCAAGACCGAAGCGGCAAAGATCCGGCACGACTTGAATCTCACCCAACCGGACTTCGCCGAACTCCTCGGAGTATCCGTGGCAACCGTGCGGAAATGGGAACGCGGAACCGGGCAACCAAGCGGAGCCGCAAGAACTCTCCTCGCCGTGGCCAAGCATCATCCCGAGGTGATCCGCGAAGTGATCTCAGCTCGCTGA
- a CDS encoding type II toxin-antitoxin system RelE/ParE family toxin, with the protein MIFTESVAFARKVFDILTEDELIALEDLLMDSPDAGAIIPGSRGLRKIRVASRGKGKRGGSRVIYYWYVDPEKIQFCRIYEKSDQENLSKAEVEQILTELDP; encoded by the coding sequence GTGATCTTCACGGAATCGGTCGCGTTCGCCCGCAAGGTCTTCGATATTCTGACCGAGGATGAGTTGATCGCGCTGGAAGATTTGCTGATGGATTCACCGGATGCCGGGGCGATCATTCCCGGCTCCCGGGGACTGCGAAAAATCCGTGTGGCCAGCCGCGGCAAAGGCAAACGCGGAGGATCACGTGTCATTTACTACTGGTATGTCGATCCGGAGAAAATTCAGTTTTGCCGGATCTACGAGAAGTCAGACCAAGAGAATCTTTCCAAAGCCGAAGTGGAACAAATCCTCACCGAACTCGACCCATGA
- a CDS encoding efflux RND transporter permease subunit, with product MSLAETSIKRPVLATVMSLVILLFGITGFYFLGVREYPAVDPPIVTIQTNYPGANPQVIASQITEPLEAVINGIAGIRTMTSESREERSTITVEFTLDTDLDDAANDVRDRVSRAVRNLPVDANPPVVEKADADSQPILFLSVRSDQRSILEVSDLADRLIRERMETIPGVSSVRIMGEKRFAMRLWMDPVKLAVHRVTPIDVQNALDAQNVDLPSGRLEGTTTELSLRTLGRLNTPEDFENLIIKEENGRQIHFRDVGYAELGAENLRTGTKRDLVYSIGVAVIPQPNTNAIAITDEFYRRFEQVKKEMPSDITLDVGYDFTRFVRRSVAEVEETLFIAFGLVALIIYLFLRDWRSTVIPVIAIPVCIVAGFFIMYVAGFSINVLTLVAIVLAIGLVCDDAIVVLENIYTKIEDGMAPLEAAIKGSREIYFAVISTTIALAAVFLPIIFLSGLTGRLFREFGITLAGCVLVSAFVALTLSPMMCRFMLKQHKPGWFHRLTEPFFTLLTRSYRGSLGLFLKFRWVAFLVLAGNAVLIVMLAQSLPRELAPLEDRENIRVSVTAPEGSSFEFTESWMDKISTYVDDTIPETQVTFTIMGGMGRTEANVATQNIYLKPPEDRTRSQDQIHRQIMDDMGEFTGVRAFATQPPTIGDRRGGQPLAYVLQAPNLDALIEVLPKFLEEANKSPVLRQIDADLKVNRPEGVISINRNKAAELGISVEQIARTLEFAYSGRRFAYFLKDGKQYQVIGQMQRQDRNDPGDLKKLFVPSKSGEMVSLDNLVQFDESASPAAIFRFNRAVSATIQGSPAPDKTIGDGIAELDRIAGEVLPEGFRTALAGQSRDFAESSSSLLFAFCLALIIIYLVLAAQFESFIDPFIIILTVPLSLAGAFLTLQVTGQTLNVFSQIGIIMLVGIVTKNGILIVEFANQRKEQGLKKLDAVLDASVARLRPILMTSMATILGVAPIALSLGASAGSRQSLGIAVAGGLIFSGLLTLFVVPAVYAVFSRERKEEA from the coding sequence GTGAGTCTAGCCGAGACCAGCATCAAGCGTCCCGTGCTCGCCACGGTGATGTCCCTCGTCATCCTGCTCTTCGGCATCACCGGCTTCTATTTCCTGGGGGTCCGCGAGTATCCGGCGGTCGATCCGCCGATCGTCACCATCCAGACGAACTACCCGGGCGCGAATCCGCAGGTCATTGCCTCTCAGATCACCGAGCCTCTGGAGGCCGTCATCAATGGCATCGCGGGCATCCGCACGATGACCTCCGAGTCCCGTGAGGAGCGCTCCACCATCACGGTGGAATTCACGCTCGATACCGATCTGGACGATGCCGCGAATGACGTCCGCGACCGCGTCTCGCGCGCCGTGAGAAACCTGCCCGTGGATGCAAATCCGCCGGTGGTGGAAAAGGCGGACGCCGACTCGCAGCCCATCCTCTTCCTCTCCGTCCGTAGCGACCAGCGCTCCATCCTGGAAGTCAGCGACCTCGCCGACCGCCTGATCCGCGAGCGCATGGAGACCATCCCCGGCGTCTCGTCCGTCCGCATCATGGGCGAGAAGCGCTTCGCCATGCGGCTGTGGATGGACCCGGTGAAGCTGGCCGTCCACCGCGTGACGCCCATCGATGTCCAGAACGCGCTCGACGCGCAGAACGTCGATCTGCCCAGCGGCCGCCTCGAGGGCACCACCACGGAGCTGTCCCTCCGCACGCTCGGCCGGCTGAATACGCCGGAGGACTTCGAGAATCTCATCATCAAGGAAGAGAACGGTCGCCAGATCCACTTCCGCGACGTGGGCTATGCCGAGCTCGGCGCGGAGAACCTGCGCACCGGCACGAAGCGCGACCTCGTCTACTCCATCGGCGTCGCCGTCATCCCGCAGCCGAATACGAATGCCATCGCGATCACCGATGAATTCTACAGGCGCTTCGAGCAGGTCAAAAAGGAGATGCCGTCCGATATCACGCTGGATGTCGGCTACGACTTCACGCGCTTCGTCCGCCGCTCGGTGGCGGAGGTGGAGGAGACGCTCTTCATCGCCTTCGGCCTCGTCGCGCTGATCATCTACCTCTTCCTCCGCGACTGGCGCTCCACCGTCATCCCGGTCATCGCCATCCCGGTCTGCATCGTCGCCGGCTTCTTCATCATGTATGTGGCGGGATTTTCGATCAACGTGCTCACGTTGGTCGCCATCGTCCTGGCCATCGGTCTCGTCTGCGATGACGCCATCGTGGTGCTGGAGAATATCTACACGAAGATCGAGGACGGCATGGCTCCGCTGGAGGCGGCGATCAAGGGATCGCGCGAGATCTACTTCGCGGTCATCTCCACGACCATCGCGCTCGCGGCGGTCTTCCTGCCCATCATCTTCCTCTCCGGCCTGACCGGCCGGCTTTTCCGTGAATTCGGCATCACGCTCGCGGGGTGCGTGCTGGTCTCCGCCTTCGTCGCGCTGACGCTGTCGCCGATGATGTGCCGCTTCATGCTAAAGCAGCACAAGCCGGGGTGGTTCCACCGCCTCACGGAGCCCTTCTTCACGCTGCTCACCCGCAGCTACCGCGGCTCGCTCGGGCTCTTCCTGAAATTCCGCTGGGTGGCCTTCCTCGTCCTCGCGGGGAATGCCGTGCTCATCGTGATGCTCGCGCAGTCCCTGCCGCGCGAACTTGCCCCGCTGGAAGACCGCGAGAACATCCGCGTGAGCGTGACCGCGCCGGAGGGCTCCAGCTTTGAATTCACCGAGAGCTGGATGGACAAGATCTCCACCTACGTGGACGACACCATCCCGGAGACGCAGGTGACCTTCACCATCATGGGTGGCATGGGCCGTACCGAGGCGAACGTGGCCACGCAGAACATCTACCTGAAGCCGCCGGAGGACCGCACCCGCAGCCAGGACCAGATCCACCGGCAGATCATGGATGACATGGGCGAGTTCACCGGCGTGCGCGCCTTCGCCACCCAGCCGCCGACCATCGGCGACCGCCGCGGGGGACAGCCGCTGGCATATGTGCTCCAGGCGCCGAATCTCGACGCGCTGATCGAGGTGCTGCCGAAATTCCTGGAAGAGGCGAACAAGAGCCCGGTGCTCCGCCAGATCGACGCCGACCTGAAGGTGAACCGCCCCGAAGGCGTGATCTCCATCAACCGGAACAAGGCCGCCGAGCTCGGCATCTCCGTGGAGCAGATCGCGCGCACGCTGGAGTTCGCCTACTCCGGCCGTCGCTTCGCCTACTTCCTGAAGGACGGCAAGCAGTACCAAGTGATCGGCCAGATGCAGCGCCAGGATCGCAATGACCCCGGCGACCTGAAGAAGCTCTTCGTGCCCTCGAAGAGCGGCGAGATGGTCTCGCTGGACAACCTCGTGCAGTTCGACGAATCGGCCAGCCCGGCCGCGATCTTCCGCTTCAACCGAGCGGTCTCCGCGACCATCCAGGGCTCGCCCGCGCCCGACAAGACGATCGGCGACGGCATCGCCGAGCTGGACCGCATCGCGGGTGAAGTGCTGCCCGAGGGATTCCGCACCGCGCTCGCCGGACAGTCGCGCGACTTCGCCGAGAGCTCGTCCAGCCTGCTCTTCGCCTTCTGCCTCGCGCTCATCATCATCTACCTGGTACTCGCCGCGCAGTTCGAGAGCTTCATCGATCCCTTCATCATCATCCTCACCGTGCCACTGTCGCTGGCCGGTGCCTTCCTCACGCTGCAGGTCACCGGCCAGACGCTGAATGTCTTCTCGCAGATCGGCATCATCATGCTGGTCGGCATCGTCACGAAGAACGGCATCCTCATTGTGGAATTCGCCAACCAGCGGAAGGAGCAGGGCCTGAAGAAACTGGATGCCGTGCTGGACGCCTCGGTCGCCCGCCTGCGCCCCATCCTCATGACAAGCATGGCCACCATCCTCGGCGTGGCCCCCATCGCCCTGTCGCTCGGCGCTTCCGCCGGCTCCCGCCAATCCCTCGGCATCGCCGTCGCCGGCGGCCTGATCTTCTCCGGCCTCCTCACCCTCTTCGTCGTCCCCGCGGTCTACGCGGTCTTCTCACGGGAACGGAAGGAAGAGGCGTGA
- a CDS encoding efflux RND transporter periplasmic adaptor subunit, whose translation MPQPITRLLACSLLLAPASLFAQAKGPAAPVAAEVFRVIETPMANTVKTVGTLRANESVDIVPELTKRLAKIEVHEGAQVEKGDVLFVLDDSDLAAELAEIDARLKLAEANKTRTDSLLPQRAISRQAYDLAAAEYDIFKAQKDTKQVELSKTRILAPFAGRTGIRRVSEGALVKPETVLMTLQDLSHIKVDFPLPERYASEVKTGQKFTFTVSGNAKAFEGQVEVIEPAVEAATRSLQVRGICSSPQGLLPGGFAEVTLQLDTIENGYAIPSQAVVPSSKGQGVYVLKDGKAEFRDIEIGIRTSGQVQVLRGLNEGDQLLTTNLLRLRPGVSVQAVQP comes from the coding sequence ATGCCGCAACCCATCACCAGACTGCTCGCCTGTTCGCTGCTGCTCGCACCGGCATCGCTCTTCGCCCAGGCCAAGGGGCCTGCCGCCCCGGTCGCCGCGGAAGTCTTCCGCGTCATCGAGACCCCCATGGCAAACACGGTGAAGACCGTGGGCACCCTGCGTGCGAACGAATCCGTGGACATCGTGCCCGAGCTGACGAAGCGGCTCGCGAAGATCGAGGTCCACGAGGGCGCGCAGGTGGAAAAGGGCGACGTGCTCTTCGTGCTGGATGACAGCGACCTCGCTGCCGAGCTGGCGGAGATCGACGCTCGTTTGAAACTGGCCGAGGCGAACAAGACCCGCACCGACTCCCTGCTGCCGCAGCGGGCGATCAGCCGTCAGGCCTACGACCTCGCCGCGGCCGAGTACGACATTTTCAAGGCGCAGAAGGACACCAAGCAGGTCGAGCTTTCCAAGACCCGCATCCTCGCTCCCTTCGCCGGGAGGACCGGCATCCGCCGCGTGAGCGAGGGCGCGCTGGTGAAGCCGGAGACCGTGCTGATGACCCTGCAGGACCTCTCCCACATCAAGGTCGATTTCCCTCTGCCCGAGCGCTACGCGAGCGAGGTGAAGACGGGGCAGAAATTCACCTTCACCGTCTCCGGGAATGCGAAGGCATTCGAGGGTCAGGTGGAAGTCATCGAGCCCGCCGTGGAGGCGGCCACGCGCAGCCTGCAGGTCCGCGGCATCTGCAGCAGCCCGCAGGGCCTCCTGCCGGGGGGCTTCGCCGAGGTGACGCTGCAGCTCGATACCATCGAGAACGGCTACGCCATCCCCAGCCAGGCCGTGGTGCCCTCGTCGAAGGGTCAGGGCGTGTACGTGCTGAAGGACGGCAAGGCCGAATTCCGCGACATCGAGATCGGCATCCGCACCTCGGGCCAGGTCCAGGTGCTGCGCGGACTGAATGAGGGCGACCAACTCCTCACCACGAACCTGCTGCGCCTCCGCCCCGGCGTGTCCGTCCAAGCCGTCCAGCCGTGA